Within Takifugu rubripes chromosome 20, fTakRub1.2, whole genome shotgun sequence, the genomic segment ATCTGCTAGTCTATGAAGGGCAAAAAGGTTCCAAAAGTACAAACAGAGCATTGTGGGATCGCCGTGGCGCTCCGTGCACGCCTGAAGGGTCCCGGCAGCAATAAGAGCGGGGCCTTGAACTGGAGCAGTGATGGAAACAACAAGGGGACAGAAGACAGGCGGGTCACAACATAGCACCATAAATGCTGTGCTATTACATATCCAAGCCTAATTCAGCCATCAGAATGTTCTCATTGTTCAGAACAATTACAATCTACTGTAACTATGGAGACTATACTGCATCATGTTGCTGTCATGTGACCGGCGAGTACTGTCCCGCCCCACCGACCAAGGACAATGGCAGGTGTTGAGAGAGCAGAAAGAAAGGGGCCAGGCACTGAGGAGCTCAGCATGCAGGGCGGACAGCGGTGGCAtcaccggcggcggcggcggcagcggcagcagcagcggtggcagCCAGTCAGTACACAGGCACGCTAAAGTACTCGTgacgaggctgcaggagagaaacGCACACTGCTTAGAcgaggaggcagcagacagTCGGGGAGGCTCAGCTCACACAGACATTCACAGAACATGCAGGCGATGGAGCttcagactatcagaagccttcaCATGGACGAGGGAGGACAAGAGAGGAACTCTCGTTCTTGCTGAGAGTTACTGGAAATGGAGGAATTAACCAATGAGGCTGTTGTTTGGTTGGGTTTTACTTGAAAAACATGTAGATATTAAAAAGATTACATCTCCTTCTGAGCTGTTGACAAGTATCAAATATCCAGAACGAatggaaacaaacagaagaaagaacATTCTAAATTCAATTAGTAGCTTCAATATAAAGTAATATGCATTAGTGATGATGAGTCTGCAGTAGTtctgaagtgtgtttgttttttgctgttcTGTGGAAAATTCTAGACTCTCAGCAAGAAACATCAAATCTAATCGTAAAGTGTTCAGTCTGAAGTTAATGTGAACAGTGGGAGTTTATTCAGGACAAACTCTGGAGGTCATCTGTCCCCTCTTCAGTGTAAATGTTTCCTAATGTTATTCAGTGAAGGGACGAAAACAGATAAGTGTTACACATGATACACTGAGACACTGGGACAAACTGGGACAAACTTTGTTGCTGAACTGTGGACCATATAAACTCTACAGACTAGAAGATCCAACTACAGACAGTCTCACACACCCCACTGCTATGAACAGGCAACTGACACATTACAAGTGGCCTAAATCCACAGACAAACAGTAATCACCTCAGTCGGCCTAGTTCTGGAAAAGACCAGAGGACTCAGAGACCATATTTGGGACCATCACACCTGTGAGGCAGAGTTTTATGAGGACACAATAAGCAGAGTAAAACACTGCCATTCAGTGTGGATCAGGGTAAAAATCACAGGATCTATGATTCTACAGGGTGTGTTGAGGAGACAGTCTGTGCACCGGCATAACAACCAGGAGTGGAGTCGTTATTCTAAAATCTGCTGGCTGGCATTATGGTAATGGCCAGCTCCTGAGGAAAGTTTCATTAACGCTTATTAAAATAATGACCCAAATCTCCTGTGGTATGCCTACTATGTAATTATGCTCTCTGCACTTACTAATGCCTTCAAATCGGGCCCTCGCCCCAAATGTGCTCAAGGTTCACTTTAGATAAAGACACACCTCGTTTAGATCTTTTAATCAGAAACACCAAGAAACACTGTGATGATAGCTCGTTTTTTAGATTTCGCTCCAATTCTTCTCAATTTGGAGTCAAATTGTTGGAATTTTATCATTAGATCCCCAAAAAAGTCTTGTTCCAGTAAATAGATCTTCCAAACGCGGCAAACAGGACCTTGGTTATTAATCCGACCACATCCCTGTGGGATTATAATGAAAGGATGTTTATCCGGTACTGTAAGATGAGCTGGAGCTGCGCCGCCTGTTAGTCAGACATTCACGTTAGAGTTCATGCTGGTGACGAGCCTCTGCGTTACACTGTGGAGTCAGCGTTAGGAGAGTCATACTGACATGCAGTTAACGTCCACGAGACCTGGGGGAGAAAACAACCCATGCTGATAGACTGACTGTACCAGTCTGGTAATTACCAAAAAGCCTGGCTGGAGGTAGCGAACAAATCTTAAATGAGCTCTTCATTTGGCAAAGCTCCCCAGTCTTCACCCTGGCTCTACGAATACAGAATCAAGCAGTGAACTCTCACTCTCTCCTGCTCGGGGTCAATTTGTTCCAGCGCTCTGCTGAGTCTGACCTCATCCCTTTCAAAGTGAGAACAGCGGCTACAGTTCTGGAACTGTACCCTGATGGCGCCGTTCAGAAGGACGGTACAGGACGTTCTCTCCTGCACGGCTACTGTAGCCGCTGAAGTCCGTGAAAGACAGGACTGTCCTCGGAAATGACACTCGGCTGAACAGCAGAAGCCAAATTCTTTAAACGTCGGCCTGCAGGTTAGCTATGATGCGTCGGACCGTTACGCCTCAAATCAATCAAGTAAATAATCAGCTAAAACCAAGGACGCAATAAATAACACAGGCAAGAACATAAAAAACCCGAaccctgtttctgcagctgcagagaggaCAACGACTTCATGTTTGtcagagagaagcagaagacACAAAAGAGGCTCCTAAAAAGGACTCTTCATTTTCACTAAAACAATGTCACACGTGGTGAAAATCGCAAGAATGTGTCAGGCTTTTGTTACTCGCTGTGCTGCCATGTATTAGGAAGTGTTGACACACCTTCTGAAGCTGCACGTCACACACGCTGCTGCTTGACATTAGTGTCTCCAGTTCCAATGTCTGCAGATTGTCTGAACCAAACGGGCGCGCGTGTGTAGCAGTGACAACCAAGGTTGAAAAGGTTTTGTGGGCCGGAGCGCAAGCAAAATGCGCATGACtaaaacaaaaatgtggaaCCAATGCACTGCGGGGActctgagagggaggagaagactATAAATCGCTATGGCAACGCTGCTGGGTTTGGTTTAGTTTGGTGACTAAAGAACAGCTAGGCTACCATTCTAACACTACtttgggttattgttggggttttttaacAAACTGTACCTGAAAAGAGGCGCATCTGAAAGTCAATATTCTGAAAATCACAGCGTTAAagaataaacagaggaaaaggtcAGCTGGGCCAGCATTAGGAAAATAACATCAAGGACAACGAAACACTggccaaaaaaaaagggaaaccaCAAAAAGTCTCACGCTCTTGTTAAAATCCTCTGGATCATGATCTCCATCCAGGTAACCGTTGCAAAGGACAGCCTTTAGGTTGGTAAAGTAAAAGGGACTCTAGTTCCAGTTGTCAAGTTTATTTTGTAATCGCTAGGTCCAATTTCACGACAACCTAAAATCTAATTAGCATTTAGGTCTAATCCGCTGAAACAAACTACCATGAACATTGTTTTGGTCAACCTTCAAAAATCACCATGTAAAGATTTAAGACATAAATCAGTTATAGTAGGTTTTCAGAGGTTTAGAGTGTAACAAAGTCCATCAATCCACATGTCAAATAAAGAATTCATCACATAACCGCGAATGTCTGAATGGTCACACTGCAAGAGTACGCTGGAAAAATCAGCTAAATAAATGTGACCGCACATATGATAGAGGTCATGAGGTGGCCTTACCTCCTGTAGTAAGTCTGCCTGCTCAATGGCCTTCAGCACGTTCTTCTTGGACGTCTCCTGAGCTTCTCCGCCCAGCAGGAACTCATCCAGAATGAAGTAGGCCTTCTCAAAGTTGAAAATAATGTCTAGCTCGCAAACCTGTTGTTcacaataacaacattaaaaaaCCGGACGCTAAAATCGCCACGTAAAACAAGCAGAAACCTACGCTGCCAAAGTatttgtccagcagctccacgtATCTGTGGATGATCTCCAGCGTGATGAGCTCATTGTCCTGGTCCTCTACTGCACAGCAGAAGTACAGGCTGGCGTATCTGCAACACATTAACTCCGTATTATCTTGTCAACAGCGTCAAGATGAAGAGCATTTGTGCAACGTGTGTATGTTTTTAACAAGCGTTTACTGTTCTTATGAAAGAGAGCAGCCGGATATGAGCTAAGCCTCATTCTGCTGTGGCTCCTTATCCTAATAATCCCTGAGGTGCTCTTCAGCATGTGACGACTGGCTAATAAAGACGTTGGGCATTTGATCCCTCGCAGCCATCAGGCTAATTCTCAAACACAAGATTTCAGGAATGCGTTGGCTTCTTTGATGGCGAATTTTGAAATCTTGAACGCTGGAATGAAGGTTTTAGTCCAGCtttgaaagaacaaaaaaagtctTAAGTTGTCTGTGGCGCCAGAGGAACGACGCAGCAATTTTCCCTGCGGCTGACGCACAAGCTTCCGCTGTGGCCTTCACAAAGAAACTGTGCAACAATCCGACAGTAAACTCCACCGCTGTGTTCATCATAGTGCGCCCACTTGATTAAAGGAAATACTTTctatgtaaaagaaaaacaggaaataaaaagattAATTTAGGGAACCTTTAGTTGGCAAAACACAATGCTTATGACCCGCTACCAAGGGAGACGTGtataaaaatatcaaaacaacgcatgaaaaacaaactgcatttaaaaaagtGAAAGTCATTCATGAGAACTACTTTAAAGTTCCTCTCTGGTGAGGTCACCTGGGATCGCCACAGTCTGCCAGTCTTTCTGTTGGCACAGCAACGGGACCTAATGAAGTCAAATGAATGGCTCTGATGCCAGCATCTCTCCGATAACCCTGATTCTCTTACCGAGCCAGGCCAGTGAATGACAGGTCCACAAATTGTTCAGGCAAGAGTGAAACGTTCTATTCACGTGTGCAATCATCCACAAAAcccttttgtctttttcctacCCACCGCTTGTACACAATCTTCAGGTCTCTCCACTCCAAAAAGCTGCACATCTTGGGCTTTCGAGCCAGGATGGTCTGCACCAACTCTCTGGTgatcttctttttctccttatCAGATAAGGGCACGTACCACTTCTGGAGCCGGAGCTTGCCTTGGCGACTGAACAGCAGCATGAACTGCATCTGCAATGATAGCAGACACAAGTGAGGATCCTAGTCCAATATTAGTGGGGATTATTTTAACTGCTACTTATTCACCTGcattcaaaaaaaaatcacttgttATTAATGTATGGGTGTGTCTCAAACTGCGTGTAAAGTAGGAACAAAATATGCCAACCGCATGATGCTTGGTCCACTCAAATTGAGCAATAGACTTGAAAAACTTTTAGAGAGCTGAGTCATTGTTGGGGAAGTTTAAAATGAGGATGTGCCGTAATGATAATACAGTAATTGTAACCCAACTAATggaacaggatgctgtgatgcCATGTGTTAAAGATAAACAGCGCAGTTTCACCTGATGTTCGCAATTACTCCTTCAAGGGACTACACATGCTGTTCCCTGCTGGTCCGGGAACTCTCGTATTAAGACCCAACATAAAAGCCACCTTTAACGTGCAAAGTATATTTTTCATTCCCGTTAATTATAACACAGTAACGGAAGTGTAACACAATTATTCAGCCTCTAGCATTAGCCCGTTCAACCAACGACGAACCTGCTTAAAGCAGAACACGAGAACAAGCGTTTGATTGGTTATAAATGTAAGAAAAAtacgttttaaaaaaaatacttaccaTGATTACCAACAGAGTATTCTGCCCTAGATAAATGAGGCAGCCAACGCCACCCTGAAACAGCGCGACCAGAAGGTGTCAAGCATCTGATTGGCTAATGGCGCCCTGACAAGGCTTTTTATTGGCGGAAATCTTCTAAAAGGCTCCGCCCAAATGATCCCTTTTCTCTGAACTACAGAGATAATTGGCTGGTCGATACGTCAATCAACAAGGAGCCACGAAAGATTTCCGCCTGTATAAAAACCTCCCCTTCAGAAAAACCTGCTGAATTTTTAAATAGAGGGCAAGACATTCTCGGGTATTTCTAAGCTTTTCTGCCCACTGTtgttaaatatacatttttggAAAATCCTCTAAATGCCTTTTATATATAAGAATAAATTCTACCAGGGTTATCAAGATTCATATTAACAATATCTAACTTTATGTTAGGTAGAAGTGTCCAAGTTTGAATAAAGCTGGATTCCCTTATCTCTTTAGCAAAAGGTGAGCAAACACACTCCTACCAAGAAAGGAAAACCTTGTGTCATTGTTGACATTTGTCCTTTTGTCAACACAGCACAACAAAGAGTAATATTGATTAGTTATTTATGTTAATAAATGCTGAGAGTTGTGAGCGGCTTGATTCTTTGACTGGGTGCATCACTTTCTTGTCATTAACATTGTTGCTTACATTGTAGACATGGGCTTCAGTTTCATATTGATATACATTACCACACTGATGTGACCTGAATATGGACCATAACCAAGAAGATGTTCAGCtttaacaattaaaataaatggtttCCAGCACAGGATTACACCCAGAAGACATAAGGAAGATGTCTAAAGCCCAAACATTGTATTGGATAAAGCCACCACGGTCTGCTGGATTACAGTAATCTACTAACGTGCACATACTCTGTCATTCCAGAGcgactgaagaggaggatggagggcaCCGCTcgatgtgctgctgtgctgttcttACTTCTGATATGTCAGGGTAGGTCATACTGATCGACACGAAGGGTCATTATTTTATGGCAAACAAAAGTCTTGTCAGTCACCATTTTAAACAAACGATAACTCTTTAGCCCGTTAGACTGAAAATCTACTTTGATGTCATCGTCATGAATAGGTAAAGCATAACATTTACTTTGGCATTAAAGTTCTATAATTTTTGACTATATTTTCAGGGAAAACCTGTTTTTAGCTGCTCTCTAACCACATGTTTCTGGCTAGTCTTTATTTGCAGCATCATAACAGGCTGCATTCTCAGCTGTAATTCTCTTTAATTTAACATGTTAATTTCTTAGTAAAGTAAATAATTTAAATTCACTGGTAATTGAAATGAATGCATCAGTGACATTCAcctatgtatgtatatatttttcctAAATTTAACAtcagatgtgtattttttaaaaacacataccTTTAGACATAGATTTAACAATAAATGAGATATATGTTTCTGTTTGGTTTTCGGCTCTTATATTTAATGTTACTATCTGCTTTCACATTTTGCACATCTGTCCATGTGGTGCAGCACTGATCACTGTTCACTCTCAGCAGGTAAGAGCCCAGTAAAGGACCTAAAAGGAGTCTCAACTGGCCTTTGTTGGCTTTctttcaaaaaagaaagaaagccaaCAAAGGCCAACCAAAAAAGGTTGACTGTTTAAACAAGCTGCAAATAAAGCTGCGTGtttttcaggaggaggaggccgtcCAGGAGgaagaactgcaggaggaggagcaggaggtggaaacATGGACAGGGAGCGTTAAAGCCTGCACCTGTGACTGCGAATCTGCTGAATCACCCACACGCAACCCTGCCACCGCCACTCAGCCCGTCCTGCTGACCTCaccgtctcctccaccgccaaaGGCTCATCTACTCCATTGCATGCCAGGTGAGCTAGCGTGTCACAGGCCAAGTTTAAAACCCTTAATGATGAGCAGCCTTCCATCCCCAGGTTACAGCTGGTGTGACTGCAGCCAGCAGATGGTTCCATCCTAGACTGCTCTCCACCTCATCTGGGGCTTTTTCTCTGATCTCATTACTACGATTTTTTGCAATTAAATCAAAGCCCTCTAATCGAaatcgtgtttttttttttaacttctgttAAACTTCCTGTTTAATTAAGTGAAGTAAtattattttgtaaaaatctcTGATGCATCTGGGCCAAATTAGTGGGTTTGGATGTGGATTTTTaagtggattaaaaaaaaacaacaagaaaaacaaacaaatgattAAAGAAATTTTACATGAAGCAGGGCCCCACCTACCGTAGTTCTCCTTTCCATCGATTCACCAAGGTGCTGAAATACCTCCCAGGTTTTGCTCCGTGTTGACAAGACAACATAATTGCCCCTGATTTGTCTATCGTCTCTCCCAGCACATCCCAAGAGAGCTCTAATGCCTGCAGAGGTCATTTAAGTACAAtgtcatgtaaaaaaaaaaactataagAGCTTTGTGACATGTGGAAATTCTGCTcaaacatttatatttgttaTAGAACATGTAATGTATGGTGCATTCACAAATGAGGCTTCTCTGGCCTGTAACTGGATTGGGTAACTGGTGACACCTCCAGTTGATGAGTGCTTCCTAGAACAAACCAAAAACCAGACTGGACCCTTAAATCACCTCATTGTGGGGGGGGATTTAAACTGACTATTCTAGTGGATGTACTGTATCTGTGGATGAGAggtaagaacacacacataaagataaTCTCATTAGTGGTGCAGGAATGTGATGATCAGATTAGGGATCTAAAATTAGGGCCCGTCCCCTAATGACATGATACTGGACAGAGCAGCACTCATCACATGAGGTGTTTTACTTTGATGAGTTGCTAAAATGCTCATTCGTTGCCTCATTCTCTTCAGAGTGTCCCTATCACAGAGCTCTGGGCTTCGAGGCTGGATCTGTGACATCAGACCAGATCAGCTGCTCCAACCAGGACCAGTATGGTGGCTGGTATTCCTCCTGGATGCCGGAAAAGGCCCGCCTCAACAACCAAGGTTTCGGGTAtgctgcaaccccccccccttccccagtaAATATAACACAATGACCACATGTTGATGTATTTGTTGTACAGGTGCGCATGGCTCTCCAAGTTTAACGACCAGTACCAGTGGTTCCAGATTGACCTGAAGGAGACAGGGGTTGTGTCAGGAATCCTCACCCAGGGTCGCTGTGACGCCGATGAATGGATCACCAAGTACAGCGTTCTGTATCGCTCGGTGGAAACCCTCAACTGGATCTACTATAAAGACCAGACTGGAAACAACAGAGTAAGGACACACAACACCAGCTCTGCTCACTGAGTAACAAGGTGTTCTGACTGCTTTACCCAAGTGCCGTCCCGTTTCCATGGCGTCAGAGCTACAGCAGGGGCAACTCAATGGAAACAGTTTTTATTCATAGTAAGCTGTGTGTGACTGGCCAGTGTGCAAGCTGTGGTGACCAGTACACAGCGCATACTTGCACGCATATTCCAGATTAAATCCCATTTAATTGATATTTACCTTGTAAAGTCTATTTATGGGGGAAAGTTGCACTTTTACCAACCTGGTTCATCAGCACATCTACATTTACCTCAAGTTGGATATTTGTACAGTAGAAATCCTGCTTGCTGATTCCACACTTGCTTCAttgcattgttgttgtttttttaaattcctgatTAATTCCTGAGGGAAACTGAACGTTATGAGGATCCACATTATTGGCTGTGGTTTAAGGctaatttctctctctctgcaggtcttCTATGGGAACTCCGACCGCTCCTCCACCGTCCAGAACCTGCTGCGCCCTCCCATCGTGGCCCGCTACATCCGCCTGCTGCCGCTGGGCTGGCACACCCGCATCGCCATGAGGATGGAGCTGCTCTTGTGCATGAACAAGTGCACCTGAGGTGTCCTCAGGTGTTCTGGCCCCTCACTCTGCACTCTGACCCCGCCAGGCTGTCGGTTgccaaaaaaaggaacattAGCTCACAACTCATCCCTCCCTCGCCATCCCCACATTTAGTCGACTTTGATGTGTTTGCGGCGTCCATCAATGAAGTACTCGAAGAtttgactgtaaaaaaaaatcataaattgGGGAGCAAATCAGCGAATCAGTATAATAAAAAGATCAAATcagatgtgtttatttcagaTTTATTATTACAGTTGTAAACATGGATATTCTAGAGTCGTTACGCATTCATTTGTGGGTTTATGCTTCCATGTTAAGTGATCTGCTGAGGAATAAAGAGCAGATTAACACTGACTATATGCTACTAATTTGAGTAAGAAAAGCACAAATGTAATACTTTGATTCAACACGTGATAAACATCTTGTGTTTTATATCTTACCAAACAGGTAGTCACACATCAGTATTAATATAATACACAGTGCTCCTACAGTTACACAATAACGCAAAGAGGGTAATGTGTCAGTTACAAAGTGCGCACAGTCTTTACACACACGACGCACAATATAACCCAGTCATGTGACCGTGGGAGCATCTCCAAGTGAGGAAGAATTTACCAATCAGAGCAATATTGCTGAGCCGTCGCTTCAAAGTGCAACACAAACCCCACTGAGGGGTTCTCTTCCTGCACCATGGGGGttggaggggtggggtggggggcatccTGCCTCAAAGGTGCCTCAGTGTGTGCAAGCAGTGGGAAATACATGAGTGCAGTGATTCCCCACAAACACTAGAGAGCAGGTACAACTTCTGAAGTTACAGGACAGGAATGAGGTGACAAAACATGGAGCATCAGGTGAAACCGGATCATCTGAACTTTGCTATGCTAATGAGCACAATCATGATTTAAGCGTTGCCTTCGTTTTTTTACTCAAAGAAGTTTTGGAATACAAGGATTTAATATATGGATGGTTGTGATTTACAACCACCACTGAATAGTTTTGAATTATCTCTAAAATCTGGAACCATTTATGTAAAATCAATTATGATATTTTAACAAGTTCAACAAGTTACGCAATATATAAAATATTGCGTAACTTGTTGAGTAGTAATTGATATCTTTGGTTACAATAGTTTCCATTGAAAGCAGGGGGACTCAATGCTCTACGTATGATTACATGTCAGtatctagtttttttttttagttttagcatctctacctattctctcctctcctctatctcctctacctgtcctcccctcttctcctctccattctctcctctccctttccttctcctctcctctcctctcctctcctctcctctcctctcctctcctctcctctcctctcctctcctctcctctcctctcctctcctctcctctcctctctctctacccagccggccatcagcaggagggtcctcctacatgagcctggtcctgctcaaggtttcttcctgttaaaggggagcttttccttgccactgttgcttgttggggttcaGGCCCTGGAATACAagtttgattgtaacagacgctatataaataaagattgattgattggtctATTTTTCTCAACGTAAAATATGGAGAAATgtacacaaaacaaaacaatgaattgCTTTTTACACAATTATGGACATGAAAAGCTGGGAATCACTGAACTTGTACATCCAGAATGGCTTTATGTTCCAATAGCTGCTgcaaaaattacatttacttacaaaaacacaaaaatatgaacatggagaaagtttttttttttttttttacagcagttACATCTCATTAAAATATTTGGATGTATCTGTAGTTT encodes:
- the LOC101070548 gene encoding AP-1 complex subunit sigma-2 isoform X4, with the protein product MMQFMLLFSRQGKLRLQKWYVPLSDKEKKKITRELVQTILARKPKMCSFLEWRDLKIVYKRYASLYFCCAVEDQDNELITLEIIHRYVELLDKYFGSVCELDIIFNFEKAYFILDEFLLGGEAQETSKKNVLKAIEQADLLQESQGEDWGALPNEELI
- the LOC101070548 gene encoding AP-1 complex subunit sigma-2 isoform X2 — translated: MMQFMLLFSRQGKLRLQKWYVPLSDKEKKKITRELVQTILARKPKMCSFLEWRDLKIVYKRYASLYFCCAVEDQDNELITLEIIHRYVELLDKYFGSVCELDIIFNFEKAYFILDEFLLGGEAQETSKKNVLKAIEQADLLQEDAKDAETPRSVLEEIGLT
- the LOC101070548 gene encoding AP-1 complex subunit sigma-2 isoform X5, which encodes MMQFMLLFSRQGKLRLQKWYVPLSDKEKKKITRELVQTILARKPKMCSFLEWRDLKIVYKRYASLYFCCAVEDQDNELITLEIIHRYVELLDKYFGSVCELDIIFNFEKAYFILDEFLLGGEAQETSKKNVLKAIEQADLLQEPRHEYFSVPVY
- the LOC101067862 gene encoding retinoschisin; this encodes MEGTARCAAVLFLLLICQALITVHSQQEEEAVQEEELQEEEQEVETWTGSVKACTCDCESAESPTRNPATATQPVLLTSPSPPPPKAHLLHCMPECPYHRALGFEAGSVTSDQISCSNQDQYGGWYSSWMPEKARLNNQGFGCAWLSKFNDQYQWFQIDLKETGVVSGILTQGRCDADEWITKYSVLYRSVETLNWIYYKDQTGNNRVFYGNSDRSSTVQNLLRPPIVARYIRLLPLGWHTRIAMRMELLLCMNKCT
- the LOC101070548 gene encoding AP-1 complex subunit sigma-2 isoform X3; its protein translation is MMQFMLLFSRQGKLRLQKWYVPLSDKEKKKITRELVQTILARKPKMCSFLEWRDLKIVYKRYASLYFCCAVEDQDNELITLEIIHRYVELLDKYFGSVCELDIIFNFEKAYFILDEFLLGGEAQETSKKNVLKAIEQADLLQEDAETPRSVLEEIGLT
- the LOC101070548 gene encoding AP-1 complex subunit sigma-2 isoform X1, whose product is MMQFMLLFSRQGKLRLQKWYVPLSDKEKKKITRELVQTILARKPKMCSFLEWRDLKIVYKRYASLYFCCAVEDQDNELITLEIIHRYVELLDKYFGSVCELDIIFNFEKAYFILDEFLLGGEAQETSKKNVLKAIEQADLLQENIDFQMRLFSGVMVPNMVSESSGLFQN